AGTTTTTCAGAAGCGTTAACATGTTTGCAGGCATCTAACGAGAAACTTGAACAATAGTCAACGTCAGTGCATCAGTGAATTCTTGGCTTCTAGCAGATGATGAGATGTTCCAAATTTCACATTGCGCAACTCCTCTCCTGTAGTTGAAAGTGTCCCAACTTACGCTTTCCCTCCAGAAGGGGAATTTTCCTGGAATCTTCGTGCTAGCATCTTTTGTTGGATCTTTCTGATAATATAAGCAGTCCACCATTAGCTTTCTAGCTACAACCTTAGCTATTAACTTCATCGAGATCTTTTCCACATGATCCCTCAAATGTCAGGAGTCGCCTATAAATATAAAGCTTTCTCTGCTAGAAGCTTTCAGCACAgtagtaattaaaaaacaagcttTGCCAGATTTATCAAGGAAGCCGCGTTAAAGTCAAGAAGGTGAGCGAGACAATAGCATTGAGGCATACCTAAACTGTTTTCAAGTTGGAGGAAATGACACTATTAAATTACATTTACATAGAAATCCATACAATTCTAGATAAGAAGAATGCGAAACCATATACATCAATGAAGCAGTACAAATTTAGAAGCAGCATTCCTCCAACACACAACAGCAACATAGCGCGGCCAAACTGCACATGCACAATAAATAATCATCATTATCACATCAATAATGAAGAATAAAGGTCATCATTCAAGTACATTTAAATGAAgtcattacaaaaaaatcagGTAGATGCCATGATTATAAACATTGCAGGGTAAAGTAGATGAGGATTCAGCAATCTAATATACCAACAGCTAAGCGACTGGGAGCATTCACAGCAAAGAGGAAGCATTAAGTGCTCCCCCATTTGCAAAGCAAATCGATGGGTAAAAGAATCCCAGATTGCTAACCAACCAGGTGACAAACCTATATGCATTTGCTGCATTAAGAGTTGCTGAAAGCCCTGGGATATGGAAACAAGATCTAATATCAAACAAGGAATGACATAAATGTTCATCGAAAGAGAAACCTCAACAACAATGATCACAAGGTATCAAATGCATCCTGTTGATCCCAGGGAACCCAGACCTTATAGATACTGACTAGGACTGAAGTCACCCAATCAAACCTTGTTGACTTGTGAGATAGCTTGTGTTCTGACTCTTTTGAGAACTGAATCATACAAGTGTAAGTAGTATAGCAATACATAGACCAAGTCAGGTGTTTAATGTTCTATAGGGCTTATTCAAGATGCTTTGTTTCTTTCCAACTGCCAATTTTTGTGACAAGCATAGACGCTTATTTTCTACTCCATCTCAGGACCTTCATAGGAATAGTACACTAGCCAGAGCTTAATCTAGTCATTAAAAGCTGATAGATGCATATGGCAGCCTGCTGTTATATGTTGGCCAACTGTTAAAGACCTTGTTTTCTGAAATCTGAAGTTAGGTTGTGACATTAAGACTTGAATACACCATTAAGCTCTTTTAACATCCAAACGCTGTTATTAAATGTCATAATTGTTTCAAACCATGTGTAAAGTTAGGTTGTAAGACAATAATAGATACATGTCGTTAAACTAATTCAGTATCTCCGACCCAGTCTTGCAATAGGAGGTTTCAAGTTTTATCATTGAACTGTTTCAAAATGACATGTGGCGTGGAGAAATTTCAATGTGCCCCAACAATGGGACTTCAAGTAGTAGGAAAGGTTCCACAGAATTGGCGAACCATGATAATGAAGCAAATTATCCAGGTCCTATAATAAGATTAAGGGTGCTCATCCAACTTCACCAGTTCAATGACATCCAAGCTACCTCGTATTGCTGAAGGAAACCCTCAATGAGTTGGTAATAATCTATTACAGATAGTTATAGGGCATGTTTTTCGGTCTAGTTATTTACTGCTTCAACCTCATGCTGAGCAATTCCAAATTAAATTCGAGCTAGGTTGATGAAGTTTTTAAGAAGAGAACAACTTTCGAGTACtaaatttttcaacattttggCTATAATCTGTAATCATCTATCATCACACATTTTCCCCTTGTCCTTTCTGTTACAAACTCCCTGTCTCTACTCCTTCCTACTTACTCTAAAACTTTGCATCTAAATAAGTTACCTAATGCCCTAACCAGAATTTAAAAAGAGTATTCACACATTTTTTTGTAAAGAAGAGTATGAGGAAAATCCAAATTGATTTTCCCTTTGGGGCTTCAGGTAACAAGAATACTGTAGATTAGAGCTCCAAGGTTCATTTGCTGGTGGCAAGAGAAAAACAGTAATTCTCAAATAACTTGCAATTCCAAATCACATGATAAAACCCAAAAGAAATAGAAGTCCTGGATTTTCCTTACCAACATCACTCTGAACTCGCGATGACAAGACAATAGAAATCTACAGGTATCTGAACTAAAAGGTAGTCATTGAACACCAGATATCAAAAGCCTCCTGCTAATTTGCACCAATTTCACCAAGACCTGTACTTACAGGTATTGAGGAGGACCCATGTCATCTAGTCAAACCTCATCACTTTCAAGTTAGCTTGTTCAGTTCTAGGTGGTTTGAATCCATTAAGTTTAAGCAGTATGATAATCAATCGACCATGGCAGGTTTTTAATGATCTACAAGGCTTATTCAAGACCCTTCCATTGCTTTCCAACAATCGCCAACCTTTGTTAGGTAGATAGACAGTTCTAATCTACTATATTGTTTTCAGAATCTTCATAAGTACTAGCCAGAGATATGAAATAGCCATTAAAAAGTGTTAGATGTGTAAAGCTGTTATACGTTTAGCAAATATCTCAAACTTTGTATCCTAAAGTTAGGCCGCAACGCAGATCTGCAACACAATCTAGCTTCGAAAACATAGGATGGCTTTTCTTTCATTGGGAATTATTTCAAACTCTTTGTAGTAAAGTTCGGCTGTAAGAAAAAGACTGACTAAACAAAGAATACGTGCTCTAGCCGTGCAATAGTTACGTTTCCACAGAAGTAAATAGGTGGAGAACAACTTTCTGGTTCTCTAGTAGCTTAGATGCTCAACCGATTCCTAAATAGATAATGTCCAATTCAATGCCATCCTACCCGCCTCATATTGCTAATAAAAAACCTTAACAAGTCAAGTGTGGTTCATTACAGACAGTATAAGATCAGAGAAGTTTCTACTACGGAATTAGTTATCAGCTGATTAAACAGCATCCTAAACACTTCAAAGTGAAACTGATACGCTCGGAGAAGCCGCCAAGACTGAACTATTTTCCAATCCTAAACACTTAAAGTTCCATCATTGATTGAATCCCATGATATTAAACTAAATTCAAGACAAGATCTCACAAAAACAATCGTCAATAATGGAATACCataacattaaacaaaattcaACCCAACCACATAGCAcaagcccccccccccccccctaaaaaaagaagaaagaaagacggAAGAAACAGAGCAAATAGATATATGAAACATACCAACCACGTAAAAACGAGGAGCAACCATCATCCTGGTAATGATGATGTTCATAGTGATAACACTCTTGGTACTGTTGCGGAcctggaggtggtggtggtggatacCCTTCAGCGAAATACCCTTGGTACCCACGAGGTGGCCCCGGTGGTGGGTATCCAGAGTAccctggtggtggtggtgctccAGGCGGTGGGTACCCTCCGTACGGTGGTGTTGTTGGCGGGTACCCTGGTGGTGGGTAAGGTGGTGAGTACCCTGTCccaattaaaattacaaaaaaaaacacaaaccaaatTCTAAactcaaaacagaaaaaataaaaagaaattaataatattaataataattaaggaaTTAAAAGAGTTTGATTACCTGAAGGCGGGTAGGGTTGATGAGGGACTTTTTGGTAACTCATCTTCAAGAGattgaagagaagaagaagatgattggGTGGCTTTCCTTCGTGTTCGTCAAGTGTTCAGATTGTATAACTTGAAGATGAAGGAAGCCATTGATTTTCTTAACGGGTTTGTGAGGATGGTCTTAGTTTATGTTGGTGAGCGCTTTCTTGTAGCCGTTGGATGATATTGACAAATAGTAGATCAAACGGTCTTGATTTGAAGGCTACGTTACTGGTGCTTCGTAGTTCTTTCTAAGGGTGAGCAAAACAACTGATAAactaagaaaattaagaaaaaaataactaaaagaataataaaaaaaactgaattaaagaattaaaaagtcacaaaaaagttttgattcagtttggttttggtttctaAAGTTTGAAACCAATTGAACTAAACTGAATTGGTTCAACCAGGCCAGgccaacactaaaaaaaaaataaacaagtataaatatgatgttttttctaACCCTGAACCTAAAGTAACATTCAGCCACCCCCCTTCCCTTTACTCTCTGCatctctccttttttatttttctttatgctcCACGATTGTTACTTGTTAAGCTCATGCTCCATACTCCTACGCCCCCCCTAACCCTCTTTTCTCTTTGCctcatccttttctttctatCTCTCATCTCTTCAAGTTCATCCCTGCATCTTATCTTCTCCATCATATTCTCTTCTCTTCCTATCAACAAATTCATGAACTTCACCATTTACTTTAATCAAATTACATCACATTGGGCAGATAAAAAAgtgatagtttttttatgattaagatTCTAACTCCACTTCAAGTTCATCCATGCAtcttgtgggtttttttttttcatgttataattTGCTTGTAGTTTATAGGCCGATCTGTTTTCCTGAATAACAGAAACCGAGATTTACTTGTATTTTATGGGTATatatcttttccttttaattatatcttgGTCATGTAAATTGAAACAAGTTCCTGAATAACAGAAACAagatttgcttttcatttttaccggtttttgaacaacaaaaaccaaattgaaaccagtcggtttgaaccggttttgattttaaaattttaaaattaataatgtcggtttggttaattttttcatgtaaaaactaaatcaaaccgaaaatgatcactcCTAGTTCTTCTGATGCTATAAAAGTTTGATCATTTTGTTTAGACATAAAATTCTTATTCATGTGTAGTATTTGTTTcgtatataaaaacaatatttttttttaaataaaatgatttgtgagaattataaacttaatattaccgtattaaaaataaaattgtatggaTGTCATGTATCTTATATATTTgtgttatataaatattttatttgaataaaagactccttattaataatattattaaaatataaatattggtATATTAGATCTAATACTTTATCGAGTTTTGTTTTCGTTGGAGCattttaagagtttttaattataaatattactacataattaaaataaaagaaagattttatatttatatttatatttatattttcatatttaattatattttttcatcttgtaagaaaaactaaaattatttttcaaataaaactgataggatagttttattttaataaaaaaaaaatttacatgtattttttttttgttcttacctAGGCATCCTCACACCCTTTTTAAAGGGTGAGACTAGTCCCGTTCGGGATTTGTGGCTGCCCTTCCTAATAAGTACACTTCTTGAAGatcaatttctctctctctaaaaaaaaactataaaattttatctttttggttttaatttatgAAAGAGATATTGACAGCATAGGATTTGTATAATTCTACCACGATTAATTAGCCATGATACTCTCCTATAATCTTTCCATGATATCTGTAATATTTCATACTATATTTAGAATGATTAGATTACCATGTATATATGCGACAATCACTCTTGTAATTTGCTATATATATGAATAACAACAAAGGCAACAGTAGGTTAGCTTgtctacatggtatcagagcttgcaATGGAATCC
This genomic interval from Populus alba chromosome 1, ASM523922v2, whole genome shotgun sequence contains the following:
- the LOC118055366 gene encoding uncharacterized protein isoform X2 — protein: MSYQKVPHQPYPPSGYPPTTPPYGGYPPPGAPPPPGYSGYPPPGPPRGYQGYFAEGYPPPPPPGPQQYQECYHYEHHHYQDDGCSSFLRGCLAALCCCCVLEECCF
- the LOC118055366 gene encoding uncharacterized protein isoform X1: MSYQKVPHQPYPPSGYSPPYPPPGYPPTTPPYGGYPPPGAPPPPGYSGYPPPGPPRGYQGYFAEGYPPPPPPGPQQYQECYHYEHHHYQDDGCSSFLRGCLAALCCCCVLEECCF